Proteins encoded together in one Dehalogenimonas sp. THU2 window:
- a CDS encoding gamma-glutamylcyclotransferase family protein, whose protein sequence is MTLVFQYGSNTSLSRINSDDRLRGDARPIGIAYTEDDYDLEFTVCSKGNKCAAASIEQGSGRNIWGVLYDIPDYLIYRGQSGERKSLDKIEGEGVNYRRMPIRVRDSEGKSIIEPVITYVALDRKQGIKTSSVYANLIIAGLKENNVPNDYIEYVRTKILENNADLGNELN, encoded by the coding sequence TTGACTTTAGTATTTCAATACGGTTCGAACACATCTCTGTCGAGGATTAATTCTGACGATAGGCTAAGAGGTGATGCTCGTCCGATTGGAATTGCGTATACTGAGGATGATTATGATCTTGAATTCACCGTTTGTAGCAAGGGAAACAAATGCGCTGCGGCGAGTATCGAACAAGGTTCCGGGCGAAACATCTGGGGAGTCCTTTATGATATCCCGGATTATTTGATCTATCGCGGGCAATCGGGTGAGCGAAAGTCATTGGATAAAATAGAAGGTGAGGGCGTGAATTACCGCCGTATGCCGATACGAGTCCGGGACAGTGAAGGAAAGTCAATTATTGAACCCGTGATAACTTATGTTGCTTTGGACAGAAAGCAGGGCATAAAAACCTCAAGCGTGTATGCTAATCTCATTATTGCCGGACTTAAAGAAAACAATGTTCCAAATGACTATATAGAATATGTCAGAACTAAAATACTTGAGAACAACGCTGATCTAGGGAATGAATTAAATTAA
- a CDS encoding pyruvate carboxylase subunit B, whose amino-acid sequence MPAQPLKITDLTLRDGHQSLLATRMRTDDILGIAADMDKAGFHSLEVWGGATFDVPIRFLNEDPWDRLRAIKKIAPKTPLQMLLRGQNLVGYRNYADDVATAFVEHAADCGVDIFRVFDAVNDERNFETVVKAIKSKGKHAQLAISYSLTERVMGGPVYHLDYYIEKAKIFEAMGADSFCIKDMAGLISPTDAFNLVKALKKALKIPVQFHSHYTSGMASMSMLKAVEAGADIVDTCLAPWALRTSHPAVEPMVAALAGTPRDTGLNLHQLLKLGEYFEDITPKYREFIDNTKMSVIDTAVLEHQVPGGMISNLVSQLREAGALDRIDEVYEEIPRVRKEMGFPPLVTPTSQIVGIQAVQNVLFGRYKVISAQVKDYFYGLYGRPPMPVDPEVQKLALKGYERGETPITVRPADVLKPELEAAREATKGIAKDIGDVLTYALYPQVGLRFLKWKYGLETPPADVKARTLDDVKREDDLIAKARAGKLVEKGSEQAAAPAPVAPAGGLRHFNIHLDGRVYNVGVEPAAAGAAPVTYVPAPAPQTVVATPAAPPPVQEAPKPVEAPKPAEKPVARVEAKPAAGPEPAGEGVMAPMPGVVVRYEVEVGAKIKAGDTVVVLEAMKMAIDLPSPVDGTVAVLKFKAGDRVSRDDVLAIITS is encoded by the coding sequence ATGCCGGCTCAGCCACTCAAGATTACCGACCTGACGCTCCGCGATGGCCATCAGTCGCTATTGGCCACCCGGATGCGGACCGATGATATCCTGGGAATCGCCGCGGACATGGACAAAGCCGGCTTCCATTCGCTGGAAGTCTGGGGCGGCGCCACCTTCGATGTTCCGATTCGATTTCTGAACGAAGACCCCTGGGACAGGTTGCGGGCGATCAAGAAAATAGCTCCCAAGACGCCGCTGCAGATGCTGCTCCGCGGTCAGAACCTGGTAGGCTATCGCAACTACGCCGACGATGTAGCCACCGCCTTTGTGGAACACGCCGCGGACTGCGGCGTGGATATCTTCCGCGTTTTCGACGCCGTCAACGACGAACGTAACTTCGAAACGGTCGTAAAGGCCATCAAGTCCAAGGGTAAACACGCGCAACTGGCTATCAGCTACTCATTGACCGAACGGGTCATGGGCGGCCCTGTCTATCATCTCGATTATTACATCGAGAAAGCCAAAATCTTCGAGGCTATGGGCGCCGACAGCTTCTGCATCAAGGATATGGCAGGTCTTATCTCCCCGACCGATGCCTTCAACCTGGTCAAGGCGCTTAAGAAAGCCCTCAAGATCCCGGTTCAATTCCACAGCCATTACACCAGCGGCATGGCTTCCATGAGCATGCTCAAAGCCGTCGAGGCTGGCGCCGACATCGTTGATACCTGCCTGGCGCCCTGGGCCCTGCGCACCTCGCACCCGGCTGTCGAACCCATGGTGGCGGCGCTGGCCGGCACGCCGCGGGATACGGGGCTCAACCTGCACCAGTTATTGAAACTGGGCGAGTACTTCGAGGATATCACACCTAAATACCGCGAATTCATCGACAACACCAAGATGTCGGTCATCGACACGGCGGTGCTGGAGCACCAGGTTCCGGGCGGTATGATCAGCAACCTGGTCAGCCAGCTCCGCGAGGCCGGGGCGCTCGACCGGATCGATGAAGTTTATGAAGAGATCCCCCGCGTCCGCAAGGAAATGGGCTTTCCGCCGCTGGTCACGCCGACCAGCCAGATAGTCGGCATCCAGGCGGTTCAGAACGTTTTATTCGGCCGTTACAAGGTTATCTCCGCGCAGGTCAAGGATTACTTCTACGGCCTCTACGGCCGACCGCCGATGCCGGTGGATCCGGAAGTCCAGAAGCTGGCTCTCAAGGGCTACGAACGCGGCGAAACGCCCATCACCGTCCGCCCCGCCGACGTGCTTAAGCCGGAACTCGAAGCCGCGCGTGAAGCCACCAAGGGCATCGCCAAGGATATCGGTGATGTGCTGACCTACGCCCTGTATCCGCAGGTCGGCCTGCGTTTCCTCAAATGGAAATACGGCCTGGAGACGCCGCCGGCTGACGTCAAAGCCAGAACTCTCGACGATGTAAAACGGGAGGACGATCTTATCGCCAAAGCCAGGGCGGGCAAACTGGTGGAAAAAGGCTCCGAACAGGCCGCTGCCCCCGCCCCGGTCGCGCCCGCCGGCGGCTTGCGCCATTTCAATATCCACCTGGACGGCCGGGTGTACAATGTCGGCGTGGAACCGGCGGCTGCCGGCGCCGCGCCGGTTACTTACGTCCCCGCGCCTGCGCCTCAAACTGTCGTAGCGACCCCCGCCGCACCGCCGCCGGTTCAAGAGGCACCCAAACCCGTTGAAGCGCCCAAGCCCGCCGAAAAGCCGGTTGCCAGGGTTGAAGCCAAACCCGCCGCCGGTCCGGAACCGGCCGGGGAGGGAGTTATGGCTCCCATGCCGGGCGTGGTGGTGCGTTATGAGGTCGAGGTTGGCGCCAAGATCAAAGCCGGTGATACCGTGGTGGTCTTGGAAGCCATGAAGATGGCTATCGACCTGCCGTCGCCGGTGGACGGCACGGTAGCGGTGTTGAAATTCAAGGCTGGCGATCGCGTCTCCCGCGACGATGTGCTGGCGATCATAACCAGTTAA
- a CDS encoding 3-isopropylmalate dehydratase large subunit, which produces MGKTLAEKILSEKTGGDVKPGDIVVSPVDWALVQDTTGPLTVREFLGLGLPKLANPSHTILFIDHAAPSPQKQLSCDHTFLRKFANDYGAVLSDVGEGVCHQIMAEKYAQPGDVIVGADSHTVTAGGLGAFATGMGSSDVAATFGLGKTWFRVPETFFIRLSGSFQKNVTAKDIILHLIGLIGADGATYKSLEFGGEGVNALGVTDRLTIANMAVEAGAKVGLFPSDALTLEYLIQQGRGGDHRYISADADAVYERVIDIDLNKLEPTIAKPHTVDNTATVTEVKGTKVDQVFIGTCTNGRLEDLKQAADILRGKRRHPGTRLLVAPASPQIMLAGMRLGYIQTLVEAGATILPPGCAGCLGVHQGVLGDGEICLSTANRNFLGRMGNPEGLIYLSSTPTAAASAITGVITDPREVA; this is translated from the coding sequence ATGGGTAAAACACTCGCTGAAAAGATACTTTCGGAAAAAACCGGCGGCGACGTCAAACCGGGGGACATTGTCGTCTCCCCGGTCGATTGGGCGCTGGTTCAGGATACCACCGGTCCGCTGACCGTACGGGAATTCCTCGGTCTGGGGTTGCCGAAGCTGGCCAACCCGTCGCATACGATCCTTTTTATAGACCATGCCGCGCCGTCGCCGCAGAAACAGCTTTCCTGCGACCACACCTTCCTGCGCAAGTTCGCCAATGACTACGGCGCGGTATTGTCCGACGTAGGTGAAGGTGTCTGTCACCAGATCATGGCCGAAAAATACGCCCAGCCGGGTGACGTCATTGTCGGGGCGGATTCTCACACCGTTACCGCCGGCGGCCTGGGTGCTTTCGCCACCGGCATGGGATCGTCGGATGTGGCGGCGACCTTCGGCCTGGGCAAGACCTGGTTCCGGGTGCCGGAGACTTTCTTCATCCGTCTTAGCGGCAGTTTTCAGAAAAACGTCACCGCCAAGGATATCATCCTGCATCTCATCGGCCTGATCGGCGCCGACGGTGCCACTTACAAATCGCTCGAATTCGGCGGCGAAGGCGTCAACGCTCTCGGCGTGACCGACCGCCTGACCATCGCCAACATGGCGGTGGAAGCCGGTGCCAAGGTCGGTCTATTCCCTTCGGATGCGCTGACACTTGAGTATCTCATTCAGCAGGGACGGGGCGGGGATCACCGCTACATCTCCGCGGATGCCGATGCCGTCTATGAACGGGTTATCGACATCGATCTCAACAAGCTTGAACCGACCATTGCCAAGCCGCACACCGTCGATAACACCGCCACGGTCACCGAGGTCAAAGGAACGAAGGTGGACCAGGTGTTCATCGGCACCTGCACCAACGGCCGCCTGGAGGATTTGAAACAGGCCGCCGATATCCTCAGGGGCAAGCGGCGGCATCCGGGCACGCGACTGCTGGTCGCGCCCGCCTCGCCGCAGATCATGCTGGCCGGTATGCGACTGGGTTATATCCAGACACTGGTAGAAGCCGGCGCTACCATCCTGCCGCCCGGTTGCGCCGGATGCCTCGGCGTTCACCAGGGCGTTTTGGGCGACGGTGAGATCTGCCTGTCCACCGCCAACCGCAACTTCCTGGGACGCATGGGCAACCCGGAGGGGTTGATATATCTGTCCAGCACACCGACGGCGGCGGCCTCGGCCATCACCGGCGTCATCACCGATCCGCGGGAGGTAGCGTAA
- a CDS encoding 3-isopropylmalate dehydratase small subunit, which produces MLKGKAFKFGDNISTDLIAPGRLVHLRSNLPELAKHVLEDADPTFAARVKPGDFVVGGSNFGLGSSREHAPVIIKMAGVSAVLAKSVARIFFRNAINVGLPVLVCDTDKINEGDELEVDLAAGTIHNKTNGEKITFGKIPDAMLSILTEGGLMPYIRKYGDFKI; this is translated from the coding sequence ATGCTCAAGGGTAAAGCCTTCAAATTCGGCGATAACATTTCCACCGATCTCATCGCGCCCGGCCGGCTGGTCCACTTGAGGAGCAACCTGCCGGAACTGGCCAAGCACGTCCTGGAGGACGCCGATCCTACATTCGCCGCACGGGTGAAACCGGGTGATTTCGTCGTCGGCGGCAGCAACTTCGGCCTGGGTTCAAGCCGCGAGCATGCGCCGGTGATCATCAAGATGGCCGGGGTATCGGCCGTGCTCGCCAAATCAGTCGCCCGCATCTTCTTCCGCAACGCCATCAACGTCGGTCTGCCGGTGCTGGTGTGCGATACCGACAAGATAAACGAAGGCGACGAACTGGAGGTTGACCTGGCGGCAGGCACCATCCACAATAAGACCAACGGTGAGAAGATCACCTTCGGCAAGATCCCGGACGCCATGCTGTCTATCCTGACCGAAGGCGGATTGATGCCTTATATCAGGAAGTATGGCGATTTTAAAATATAA
- a CDS encoding isocitrate/isopropylmalate dehydrogenase family protein gives MIHNVTLIPGDGIGPEISNATVRVLEATGVEFNWEVVHAGVDVIDEYGTPLPENVLDSIRKNKTAIKGPITTPVGSGFRSVNVAIRKALDLYTCLRPCKTYPGVPSRYSDIDLVIVRENMEDLYAGIEFERGTDWAEKLKQMLKDKGEKQIREDAGFSIKMISETGTRRIVKYAFEYARRYGRKKVTAVHKANILKFSDGLFLSVARDVAKAYPEIEFEDRIVDNMTMQLVRNPLQFDVIVCPNLYGDILSDLCAGLIGGLGVAPGGNIGDDYAVFEPTHGSAPKYKGLNKVNPMAMMLSGVLMLRHLNEVDAADRLEAAIAAVIAEGTSVTYDLAAEGITPAGTSQVADAIIAKL, from the coding sequence ATGATTCACAACGTAACTTTGATCCCCGGCGACGGCATCGGGCCGGAAATATCGAACGCCACTGTCCGAGTGCTGGAAGCTACTGGAGTTGAGTTCAATTGGGAGGTGGTGCATGCCGGCGTTGATGTTATTGACGAGTACGGCACACCGCTGCCGGAAAACGTCCTCGATTCCATCCGGAAGAACAAGACTGCCATCAAAGGGCCTATCACCACGCCGGTCGGTTCCGGGTTCCGCAGCGTCAATGTCGCCATCCGGAAGGCTCTTGATCTCTACACCTGCCTGCGCCCATGCAAAACTTATCCGGGGGTGCCGTCGCGCTATTCCGATATCGACCTGGTCATCGTCCGGGAGAACATGGAAGACCTCTACGCCGGCATCGAGTTCGAACGCGGTACCGACTGGGCGGAAAAGCTCAAGCAGATGCTTAAGGATAAAGGCGAGAAGCAGATCCGCGAGGATGCCGGTTTTTCCATCAAGATGATCTCCGAGACGGGAACTCGGCGTATCGTGAAATACGCTTTCGAATACGCCCGCCGTTACGGCCGTAAAAAGGTCACCGCGGTGCACAAGGCCAACATCCTGAAGTTCTCCGACGGGCTCTTCCTTTCGGTCGCGAGGGATGTCGCCAAGGCTTATCCGGAGATCGAATTTGAAGACCGCATCGTGGATAACATGACCATGCAGCTGGTCAGAAACCCGCTGCAATTCGACGTCATCGTCTGCCCCAATCTTTACGGCGATATCCTGTCCGACCTGTGCGCCGGGCTTATCGGCGGCCTGGGAGTGGCGCCGGGCGGCAACATCGGCGACGATTACGCCGTCTTCGAGCCGACCCACGGCAGCGCCCCCAAATACAAGGGGCTGAACAAAGTCAATCCCATGGCCATGATGCTTTCCGGCGTGCTCATGCTGCGCCACCTGAACGAGGTAGACGCCGCCGACCGTCTGGAAGCAGCCATCGCTGCCGTAATCGCCGAGGGCACGAGCGTGACCTATGACCTGGCGGCTGAGGGTATCACTCCGGCAGGGACATCCCAGGTGGCGGATGCTATCATCGCCAAACTTTAA
- the mdh gene encoding malate dehydrogenase, whose product MKITVVGAGNVGATLAQRLIEKDFADIALVDVVEGIPQGKALDMRQSANALGFTHKLAGSNSYDVTAGSSIIVITAGIARKPGMTRDELIGINARIVREVVEKALSLSPDAIFIIVTNPVDAMTYLALKASGLPRNRVFGLSGVLDGGRLAAFIAEELNVNASDVVPCVMGEHGGSMVVYPRFTTVNGKPLADLVDEEKQKALAERTVNGGAEIVGYLKTGSAFYAPSASVAHMVKAVVTGSGVQMNCAAYLDGEYGLSDVVVGVPVKLGRTGIQEIVELPLNDDESATLKTSAEAVRKTITALNL is encoded by the coding sequence ATGAAAATCACCGTCGTCGGTGCCGGCAATGTCGGCGCCACCCTGGCCCAGCGCCTCATTGAAAAAGATTTCGCTGATATCGCTCTTGTCGATGTGGTCGAGGGGATTCCCCAGGGCAAGGCTCTGGACATGCGGCAGTCGGCCAATGCGCTGGGATTCACCCATAAGTTGGCCGGCTCCAACTCCTACGATGTGACCGCCGGTTCCAGCATTATCGTCATCACCGCCGGTATCGCCCGCAAACCGGGCATGACCCGCGACGAGCTCATCGGCATCAACGCCAGGATCGTCCGCGAGGTGGTGGAAAAGGCTTTGTCCCTGTCGCCGGACGCGATTTTCATCATCGTCACCAACCCGGTGGACGCCATGACCTACCTGGCGCTCAAAGCCAGCGGTCTGCCGCGCAACCGTGTGTTCGGTCTGTCGGGAGTTCTTGACGGAGGCCGTCTGGCCGCCTTCATCGCCGAGGAATTGAATGTGAATGCTTCCGACGTCGTTCCCTGTGTCATGGGTGAGCACGGCGGCAGCATGGTTGTTTATCCCCGCTTCACCACCGTCAACGGCAAACCCCTTGCCGATCTGGTCGATGAGGAAAAACAAAAAGCCCTCGCCGAGCGGACCGTCAACGGCGGCGCGGAGATCGTCGGCTATCTCAAGACCGGCTCGGCCTTTTATGCACCCTCGGCCTCGGTGGCCCATATGGTGAAGGCAGTCGTCACCGGCTCCGGCGTTCAGATGAACTGCGCCGCCTACCTTGACGGCGAATACGGCCTGTCCGATGTTGTCGTCGGTGTGCCGGTGAAATTGGGACGTACCGGCATCCAGGAAATCGTCGAATTGCCGCTCAACGACGATGAATCCGCGACGCTTAAAACCTCGGCAGAAGCTGTCCGCAAGACAATCACAGCTCTCAACCTGTAA
- a CDS encoding fumarate hydratase has protein sequence MREIQTSQITATVARLAEESNYQLSPDVLRALARTKDKEKSRLGRELLDSIMENAHRAPELRRPLCQDCGVAVVFIDIGQDVHVTGGDIDSAIGEGVRQGYADGYLRKSMVACPFTERKNTGDNTPPVIHYRIVPGDKVKISVMAKGSGAENMSRLFMLKPAEGRHGIIDAVVKTVEEAGGKPCPPLIVGIGIGGTAEASMLLSKRSLLRAVGQPGIDTETAALEREILTEVNGLGIGTLGLGGSITALAVHIESMPCHIASLPVAVNLQCHSARHREAIL, from the coding sequence ATGCGTGAAATTCAAACTTCCCAAATTACCGCTACCGTCGCCCGGCTGGCAGAGGAGTCCAACTACCAACTGTCTCCCGATGTGCTCCGGGCTTTAGCCAGGACCAAAGACAAGGAAAAATCGCGGTTGGGCCGTGAGCTGTTGGACAGCATCATGGAAAACGCCCACCGCGCCCCGGAACTCCGCAGGCCTTTATGCCAGGATTGCGGTGTGGCGGTAGTCTTCATCGATATCGGCCAGGACGTCCATGTGACCGGCGGAGATATCGATTCAGCCATAGGCGAGGGCGTGCGCCAGGGGTACGCCGACGGCTACCTTCGAAAATCGATGGTGGCCTGCCCGTTTACCGAGCGTAAGAACACCGGCGACAATACCCCGCCGGTCATCCACTACCGTATCGTACCGGGAGACAAGGTCAAGATCAGCGTCATGGCCAAGGGGTCCGGCGCGGAGAACATGAGCCGGTTGTTCATGCTCAAGCCCGCCGAAGGCCGCCACGGTATCATCGATGCTGTGGTGAAGACGGTGGAAGAGGCGGGGGGCAAACCATGCCCGCCACTCATCGTCGGCATAGGCATCGGCGGCACGGCGGAGGCATCGATGCTGCTGTCCAAGCGTTCTCTGCTGCGCGCTGTCGGTCAGCCCGGGATCGATACCGAAACCGCCGCCCTCGAACGTGAGATACTGACTGAGGTGAACGGGCTGGGCATCGGGACGCTGGGACTGGGGGGCAGCATCACCGCGCTGGCGGTTCACATCGAGAGCATGCCCTGCCATATTGCCAGCCTGCCGGTGGCCGTCAATCTCCAATGCCACAGCGCGCGGCACCGGGAGGCCATACTATGA
- a CDS encoding Fe-S-containing hydro-lyase encodes MMLNWRLLQLPMSAETIAGLKAGDKVMLSGTVYAARDAAHKRFIETLDKSEKLPIDLESAAIYYMGPSPTRPGDIIGSCGPTTSARMDKYTPRLMEQGLRVMIGKGNRSPAVVDAIRQHGGVYFITIGGAGALLSTKVKKSEVVAYDDLGAEAVLKLEVERFPAVVVIDSEGTDLCQTGPAQYRANDMED; translated from the coding sequence ATGATGCTGAATTGGCGTCTTCTTCAGTTACCGATGTCCGCAGAGACTATCGCCGGTCTCAAGGCAGGGGACAAGGTCATGCTGTCCGGCACTGTTTATGCCGCCCGGGACGCGGCGCATAAGCGTTTTATTGAAACACTCGACAAGAGCGAAAAACTGCCCATCGACCTCGAATCGGCGGCAATATATTACATGGGGCCGTCACCCACCCGCCCGGGCGATATCATCGGCTCCTGCGGCCCGACCACCAGCGCCCGCATGGACAAGTATACGCCGCGCCTGATGGAGCAGGGACTCCGGGTGATGATCGGCAAGGGCAACCGTTCGCCGGCGGTCGTCGATGCCATCCGGCAGCACGGCGGGGTTTATTTCATCACCATCGGCGGGGCAGGGGCGCTGCTGTCCACCAAGGTAAAGAAATCCGAAGTCGTCGCCTATGACGACCTCGGTGCCGAGGCGGTGCTAAAGCTTGAAGTAGAGCGTTTCCCGGCTGTCGTGGTCATCGATTCCGAGGGAACCGACTTATGCCAGACCGGACCGGCGCAATATCGCGCCAACGATATGGAGGACTAA
- a CDS encoding histidine triad nucleotide-binding protein, producing the protein MSCIFCQIGAGTIPSKVLFKDDKVIAFRDINPQAPVHIVIIPRKHFTNLNDIKGDDFGLIAYIISIATELARSEGIAESGYRIAVNSGKEGGQVVGHLHFHLLGGRQLTGELG; encoded by the coding sequence ATGAGTTGCATATTCTGCCAGATCGGCGCGGGGACTATCCCTTCGAAGGTTCTCTTTAAAGACGATAAGGTGATTGCATTCCGGGATATCAATCCGCAGGCGCCGGTGCATATAGTTATAATCCCCAGAAAACACTTCACCAACCTCAACGATATCAAGGGCGATGATTTCGGCCTTATCGCGTATATTATTAGTATCGCTACCGAACTGGCACGGTCGGAAGGCATCGCCGAAAGCGGCTACCGCATAGCTGTCAACTCCGGCAAGGAAGGTGGGCAGGTGGTGGGACATCTGCACTTCCATCTGCTCGGCGGGCGGCAGTTGACTGGGGAACTGGGGTGA
- a CDS encoding GNAT family N-acetyltransferase: MVSDSITYEEGFRPGYLGRMVQILAEGYEKIWHSGTVFEVCMAREMCDFHDIYTTGRDAIFTAHTDGTLVGGLAVLGDQKERPGANLRWFIVEEEHRRKGIGRELLSRAIDFCREHDFQSIHLWIVEGLDAARRLYESSGFVEIERAVDRRFTVERKSILMELDLSPPFKKGD, from the coding sequence ATGGTCTCCGATTCCATAACTTACGAAGAAGGCTTCCGCCCCGGCTACCTGGGCCGGATGGTCCAGATACTGGCGGAAGGTTATGAGAAAATCTGGCACTCCGGCACGGTCTTCGAAGTGTGCATGGCCCGTGAGATGTGCGATTTCCATGATATCTATACCACCGGTCGCGATGCCATTTTCACCGCTCATACCGATGGCACTCTCGTTGGCGGCCTGGCGGTACTGGGCGACCAGAAGGAACGTCCCGGCGCCAACCTGCGCTGGTTTATCGTCGAGGAGGAACATCGGCGAAAGGGCATCGGCCGGGAACTGCTGAGCCGCGCCATCGATTTCTGCCGCGAGCATGATTTCCAATCGATCCACCTGTGGATAGTTGAAGGGCTGGACGCCGCCCGCCGCCTGTACGAGAGTTCCGGGTTTGTAGAAATCGAGCGCGCCGTGGACCGCCGCTTCACCGTTGAACGGAAGAGCATCCTCATGGAGCTGGATTTGTCTCCCCCCTTTAAAAAGGGGGATTAA
- a CDS encoding GNAT family N-acetyltransferase has product MKHIGINYVEGFKPGFLGRMIQMQGEYYDVVWSIPELNLEVMMAHQMCDFHDKYVPGRDLLLTAHTDGVIAGYIAVVGSQEDRPGARLRWFLVDEKYHGQGNGRALLKRAIDFCRQKGFKTVWLWTMEHLERARGIYEVAGFRYIENSTIDIPEHGLIMEMTLE; this is encoded by the coding sequence ATGAAACACATTGGCATAAACTATGTTGAGGGCTTCAAGCCCGGCTTCCTCGGCCGCATGATCCAGATGCAGGGTGAGTATTATGACGTCGTCTGGAGCATCCCTGAACTTAACTTAGAGGTGATGATGGCGCACCAGATGTGCGACTTCCACGATAAGTACGTTCCCGGCCGCGACCTGCTGCTGACGGCTCACACCGATGGCGTCATCGCCGGTTATATCGCCGTGGTGGGTTCCCAGGAAGATCGTCCCGGCGCCCGGTTGCGCTGGTTCCTGGTCGATGAAAAATACCATGGGCAGGGCAACGGCAGGGCGCTGCTCAAGCGCGCCATAGATTTCTGCCGTCAAAAGGGATTCAAAACGGTCTGGCTGTGGACCATGGAGCACCTGGAACGGGCGCGGGGCATTTATGAGGTGGCCGGATTCCGGTACATCGAGAACAGCACTATCGATATACCGGAGCATGGGCTGATCATGGAAATGACCCTTGAATAA
- a CDS encoding AzlC family ABC transporter permease has translation MNKDIREGIKAALPVVLGYLPVGMAYGVLARAAGLSIIETGAMSLIVFAGASQFIAVGLLGAGAAIVPVILTTFVVNSRHMLMSSAIAPYFKGQPLRNLIPISAQLTDESFAIAMADTSRITGRPRYVIALQMTAYSAWVGGPIAGALFGTLVDSASYGIPFAMTALFICLLVPQLRTRAHLVVGAVAGVLALSFIEILPNNLYIIVATAGAALTGLWLTEARRESAKAPEGAPAGSVTEAEVEI, from the coding sequence TTGAATAAAGACATCCGGGAAGGCATCAAAGCCGCTCTGCCTGTCGTCCTGGGCTACCTGCCGGTGGGTATGGCTTACGGCGTACTGGCGCGGGCGGCGGGGTTGTCCATCATTGAGACAGGGGCTATGAGCCTGATTGTCTTTGCCGGGGCGTCCCAGTTCATCGCGGTGGGATTGCTGGGCGCGGGTGCCGCCATTGTACCGGTCATTCTGACCACGTTCGTGGTCAACTCCCGTCATATGCTGATGAGTTCCGCCATCGCCCCTTATTTCAAGGGCCAGCCGCTCAGGAACCTTATCCCCATCTCCGCCCAGTTGACCGATGAGTCGTTCGCCATCGCCATGGCAGATACATCACGCATCACCGGGCGGCCGAGATACGTGATCGCCCTCCAGATGACCGCCTATTCCGCCTGGGTCGGTGGTCCCATCGCCGGTGCGCTTTTCGGCACACTGGTGGACAGCGCATCATACGGTATTCCCTTCGCCATGACAGCCCTGTTCATCTGTCTGCTGGTGCCCCAGTTACGGACCCGGGCGCACCTGGTAGTCGGTGCGGTGGCCGGAGTATTGGCGTTATCTTTTATCGAGATACTACCCAATAACCTGTATATCATCGTGGCGACGGCCGGAGCGGCGCTGACCGGGCTGTGGCTGACCGAAGCGCGGCGGGAATCTGCCAAAGCTCCGGAGGGAGCGCCCGCGGGATCCGTCACGGAAGCTGAGGTAGAGATCTGA
- a CDS encoding AzlD domain-containing protein yields the protein MRWEMLVLFLGMAAVTFLPRFLPMAYVSRLTIPPRVKVFLDYVPVAVLSALVVPAVFAADGGGVGLEPRLLLSAAAVFLFSYKVRNLWGAVVLGMAVYWVLG from the coding sequence ATGCGGTGGGAAATGCTCGTCCTGTTCTTGGGGATGGCTGCGGTCACCTTCCTGCCGCGGTTCCTGCCGATGGCCTACGTCAGCCGGTTGACGATACCGCCGCGGGTGAAAGTATTCCTGGATTACGTGCCGGTGGCCGTGTTGTCCGCCTTGGTCGTCCCGGCGGTCTTCGCCGCCGATGGGGGAGGGGTGGGCTTGGAGCCCCGGCTGCTGCTTTCGGCGGCGGCGGTGTTCCTTTTCTCATACAAGGTCAGAAACCTGTGGGGGGCGGTGGTGCTGGGGATGGCGGTGTATTGGGTGTTGGGATAG